The genome window GGTAGTAGTTGGCAACGCCTTGGAAGGTGCCGTAATACTGCTGGCTCTGCTGGTCGCCCGCGAGTCCTCTGGTCTTAGAATCGTCGCTCATTTTCGATCCGATTTGAGTTTTGGGGGAGGAGGGAGGGTTTTCAATCAGCAACAGATTGTTGGGCAGTGGTTTCAATTTCGTGGATGGCTGGCTCAGCTGCCGGCTTTGGCAGCCTGGCagttttggtaatttttcattttgctgGACTTTGGATTTCTGTTTTCCAGTTTTGGGCTCATCAATTTTGGGCCATCCAACCCACAATCTGATAAAAATCATGTGGACCAGAAAAGTCGCCATCTTGGAAAGGCTTGAACCTTAAGCAATCTCCACATGATTGTCATTTTCAGTGGCCCAAGTGTAAATCAAGGAAGTAGACCTTTTGATGGGGATAGAGGATAACAATTTGACGTGAgtgccaaaataaaaatataaaaaaggcaaTACTCCTAAGTctgtttgataaccattttaattttagtttttagttttgtgtTAGAGTATAGAGGGAAATGATAGTAAAAATAGAAACgaggatgagattgagagagagaatgagaggaATGAGtaataaaagtgaaaacaaaaacttgaaagtgaaaacaatttgaaattattttttgtttttgtttttatttttgttacttctccctctcattttcCCTCCCAATCTCATctccactctcattctcactttcCATTCTCCCTTGTTTTTTCTCTATACTCtaatacaaaaaatgaaaactaaaaactaaaaataaaatttttatcAAACAGGCTCTtcaattttaagtttttttttttttttttttttgagaaattctatgattgcattcataattcagccaaaaaaatcactagccacaaaaggccAATACAAATTAGCCAtaaaagggccattacaataacggagcggtctgatatcaaaattaagaaaatcatatatgtctccactaacgatcaggcaagatcgaagaaactctggcataggcatcccaactaatattgcaaacttagaataataaaaaagagataaagcttgaaaaaaccaagccataacaatacaaataaaactctcaccaaagatagatgaaaagctctcacaaaggagagatgaaaaactctcacaaaaggagaggtgaaaactacacagagaacccaaagagtctctgcaacttattcaaacataaagaaattgcaaaaaagatggtggtggagatccgacgccgaaatgcaggtgaagatccgacgttgagccgcagccgcctttaatgattggatgaaaatcataacaaaactaagacaaatagggacaaccctttgtctctgaaaatgagggaagaggtgaaaggaggaagagaggaagagaagaggggagaggggggaagaacaatggcttcctcctccctcaaagtgaaaaaggctctaagagtgttttttaGGAGAAAGGACGATTTTAAGTTGTTAGACATTCATGAGTAGCATACATGAGTTAAATCAGTTTGTCGGAACGATAAGTATGTCTCTTTACATTGAAGTTTAAATTATTACTctcataaattaatttaaagtaatttaGAATATCATTGGTCAATTAACCAGTTGTATTGTACTGATCGCCAGGCCACTCACAACATGCAACGATCCAACACCATTTATCCTGTACCGAAGAGAACTTCATCAGTGTGCAATTACCCTTTTCGCCTAATTAATGTACACAAATGTGGTTAAAATGACATCTATCATTCATTTATGGCaacccaaaaggaaaaaaaaaacgtgcaatttactttatgaGCAATCAACGATCCGCTTGTAGCTCATAGAAATCTTGTCGGACTATAAAACATaatatcaatcaatcaaatcaaTGTATTGTCAAAATTTTGGATATAATTTCACAAGGATCCAAATTTTTTGCTACAATTTTCTTTACTataatttactttatttttgttctccGTATGCTacttcattaaaatttaattcaagGGATATAAATTAGACACATCgattgtaaaataaaaatctaatttacttctaattaaaaatgattaaaatacCCTAACTTGACTAACACCTAAACTTAACGTCTCTggaagttttttttcccttcttcctcctctacaTGTATGCATCGCTCAtcaatcttttctttctccaatCTTAGAACACAAAAACATTCTTACCAAGAAGAGTATGAATATAACAAGAATCCTATGacacatcaaataaaaaaactagcTCCAAGGGCATAGGAAATTAAATCATTAAGTTTACCCAAATAATAGAAAACCTAGAGTGAGAAAGCACATAAGTcatgtaaagaaaatatagaagTAGCAAACTCTACGTTTTcaaagataaaaaatatagAAGTAACATAATAATGAAACATGCAATATTTATTGTCAAGTTTAATATAATCAAACACGTTAATATATgtaaatgtaaaatataaatgaaatgctagaggaaattattttgatttataatatattaaacataaGTACTCCATCAAATTACTTAAAATATTCATAACTTTCTTAATGACAATTACCTAATGATCAAAATAAGCATGAAACTAattagattggattggatcctCACAAGCAAATTcatcatccaatccaatcatgtcgattttggaaattagggatccaatccaatctacCAAATCATCGAAACCgattaaaattgaattggattggatttgatTGAATCGGTCGGTTTGaatggattggattggatcttGTACACTCCTAGGgaggggagggagagagagagagagagagagagagagagagagataaaaacTATAAGAAACcccattgtttttgttttcaataattggggtgtttttgagtttttttttctttataaatatgaatttttaaaaataggcCTATTAAACGGATTTTTTGATCTTTGActtaaaatatgtttttgaatttgtaaaAGTGAATCCAagcctttaattttttaaacatgcacccaaaaaaaaatatttgaaaataacaTCGACATCATGGACAACTTGAACACAAGCACAATCTTCTCATccgggagaaaaaaaaagagaaaaatacaaacttAATTTATCATCACGTAGGTCATTGCAAATGATGTTGTGACAGCAATGTTTAACTTTTGAAAATGAGATTAATCTAAATCCATGTTAGGGGCCACTTAAACATCATCATTCATCACCCACgtttttatgtatttaatttatcttataaaatcattttcaGTTTGTTCAGTCAAATATTGTAACAGCACCTCCAACTATATTAAATCAATGCAGAATTTTTTATGTTAGCCGTCTAAGCATTATCTAAAATGGCTATTAGCAGACTTAACCAGAATTTTTCATCCATCGTGGCATGCCTGGAAATCTGTcaaggagaagaagacttCCTCTGCTAATCAGCCAGTAGGCAAAGCACACCCTAAACACTGGATCTAAACCAATCAAATTTTATTCTTCTGCTGCAAAAATCAAATACTGTGATCAGTACTACTAGCttagtttagggtttagctAGCTCAAGCTTGTAATAAGAGCTTAGACTACACATGGCATACATGCACAAATCTTTCaccgctctctctctctctcccattaTCCCATACCTAAATCAGAAAACCGTTCACTTGTCGATGCAATTGGCAGGGGGTAACTTTCAAGTGCAATCTGCCCAGAGTCATAAGAAGTTTGACTTGACCTTATACTGTGACCGTGTCCAAAACAAACACGCATTATCAtgtgttttaactttttacGAAAATAAGtagaatatgaaaattacatTGTTGAgtcaatttaaatattataatataggGCGATGATATAGTATTAATAAGTAAATGCATTTTATTATGTCACGAATAAATTGATAACAGATTTAATTAATATGTTAAGAATTTAATATGAATAAATTGATAGTAACGGAAAGTtgagatgaaattttgtcAAGGTTTGacatagaaaggaaaaataaaagtctTCGTCAAACTTGTCTTCCTGCACAACGTGCCAACTATCACACTTGCATCTGCATGGGCAGCCAAGCCAGCCAATCACAATTCATAACCAGAAAAACACCcataaaataacattaaaaGGGATTATCTTCTTGGTAAAATACTCAATTACCCCAACAGTATATTGTGGCTCTCTATCTCTTCTCATCTAGGATCTATACACCCCAACAATCGACatctccaaaaaaaattaaaatgaaaaataaacctTAAAACGAACAAATTAGAACGAGGGTACTTTCGACTTTTCAATCAAGGTAAATTACAGGGAAGGTAATCGTGTGCACCGCGGGGACAAGAAAACCTTGCAATCGTCTTTGGGGCAGATGGTGGGGACAAACTCGATGTCATCGCAGCCGTCCGTCCTCTGCCTCTTGAAATCAATCAACGTACAGAACATGGCGATGAAGAGGACGAGATGGTTCAAAGCGTACCTCTGGCCCACACACTGGTGGGCCCCCGCCCCGAACGCCAAGTAATTCCTCTTGTAAATCCGGTCTTCCTGCCTCTCGTCGGAAAACCGGTCCGGGTCGAAGCGCTCCGGATCACTGAATCCCTGAAGGCACGACTCGTAAGCCGAGGGGAACACAATGGTGCCCTTCGGGATCGTGTACGTCTCAGTTAACGGAAAGTCAACTGAGGCAATGTGCGGGACCATAGTAGCCGGAGCTCTGTACCTCACGACCTCACGCCCCACCGCGTGCGTGTACTTCATTCGCGAGAGCTGCTCCGCCGTGATCAGACTGTCCGACTCCGGCGACCAAATTCCGGCTACCTCTTCCCGGACCTTGGCCAAAACCTCCGGGTGCGAGTCGAGCAGCGTCACCGCCCACAGTAACGAAGACGTGGAAGCGTCCTGAGCCGCGAAGAGGAAGTCGAAGAGGTGCGCCCCGATCTCGACTTCGCTGACGACCGCCGGTTCGGGGGAACCTGCCTGAGCTGCATTTCGGAGCTCCTGAACAGTTTCGTGCATCCAGAAGTCGATGAGACAAGTAGGCTCGGAATTTGCAATCTCCATTCTGGCCTTGCTCCGTTCGGCGCAAAAGGAGAGAGTTTCGACAAGGCGGCTCACGGCGAGCCTAGCGTTTCGAAACGCGGTGCCGGGAAGGTCGATAGGGAGCTTCATGAGGCCGACGTTGAACAAATTGTAGTCGGATTTGAACTTCTCGCGGGCGGCGGGGCCCAGGTAGGGCCCGACGAAGACGGTCTGAGAAGTCTCGAGGTTCATGTCGCGGACGAGAAACCGGAGGGTGATCGGGTCGGGTCGGGCCTGTGAGGAGAGTCGGAGCCAGTTTTGCAAGTGGTGGAGGATGATGATCTGCTGCAGGGCGGTGTAGGTTGAGAGGGCCTTAGGGGTGAAGTTGGGGGCGATACGACGTCGTAGGTCCTTGTGTTTTTGGCCAGTCATGTAAATGAGGTTGTGGTCGCCGAAGAGCTTCTTGCCGAAGGGGTGGCCCACGAGGGCGAAGGCGTCGGGGCGGACGTTGGCGAATATTTTGTGCGAGAGATGGGTGTCACGGATGAAGAGGATGAATTTTCCGATGACGTAGTTGGAGGAGAAGCCGAGTGGGGATGACTTGGCGAGAGCGGATTGGCGGTCCCAGAAGCGGGTCGGGTTGCGGACCAGTAAGATTGCGTTGCCGAGGAATGGGAGGACGACGGGTGGGCCCGGCGCTGTGCGTTTTTTGGTGAGGTAGGATATTTGttcgaggaggaggaggaagaggagaagGGAGAGGAGGTAGGGGGTGAGCTGAAGGAGTGAAGTGATCATCATCTTGTTCAAGAGGGAGCTCATTTTCTTTGCTTGAGGGCTTTTCTGTGTATGCGTGGGAGtggatatatatacatagaaAGGAAGGGGAGTCTAAGAAGAAAAGGTTTGGGTACGAAGAGACAGCATTTGCTTCTTGATTCTGGGACGCTGACTcatttcagagagagagagagagagagagagagagagagagaggtgtgtTGTTGTTACAGTTATTAAGCTTGGACGGCGGAGTAGTGGGGCAGATGTCCAGCTGTAGCAGTTGGACATTGTGAAAATTTCACGAGAAATGCTAACGGGCACTCCAGCAGTTGATGTCATAAAGGTTCAACGGCTCAGAATGTCCAATTCGCTTGTGAGCTACTGATTCAAATATAACTGAATCTCAAttatatgaatataatttgtttaagaaggaaattgtgaaaattgaATGGGAAATGAATACTAGTTGAAAACGTAATTGGACGTATGATTGGTAGCACAGCACTTTCTTTGTATTAAAATAACGAGACACCCCATGCAgtgagaggagaagaagacaatgcaaaaacagaaaacaaaaatgcgTGGGAAATTTAAAAAGGCAACTGTCTTTTCACATCCACGAGAAAATGGGCTTCTCCAAAGTCAAGTGTAAACCCATGGTCCAAAGTGAAGCGTGTTACAAAGttgaatcaaaaccaaacgAAAGATCATCAACCAAAACCGGTTCAAGTACAGGATAAAAGGATCTGTTATTATCAGGTACATTAAAAAAGGAAGCACAGTTATAGTAATGGGAGTTGtccaaagaaatgaaaatgtgCTGATCATTGTTCCTCCCATCACGACACAATGCTAATAGGTCAAATGTATCTTTCCAGCTACCTTTGAGGGTATTGTTTTGACTTTTGAGATGTGATCATGGATTAAAGAATGATGTCATATCAATTTAGTATACTTATTTCAGGTATTGCTCTTTCAAGGGTATATTCTCTCTGTTAATATTATTGATGATGTTGGTGATAGCGGTAGAAGTGAGAAGTTCTGTTTGTAACAGATTAggatggaggtggtggtgttTATTCCTTTTCACATGTCGTCTAGTCTTTCCCAggtttcctttccttttctatttttcttctagggtttggaaacTTTTGTAACAGGGCGGCTTGTCCTTTccctttctatttttcttctagggtttggaaacTTTTGTAACGGGGCGGCTTGATGAAGCAGGGGATTTACGTAGTATACGGGGAAGATGACTTAGAAAAGGTATGTATACTAACTAAATACCAAATTCAATTGAAGGTAGGTCGCAATGCGCAATTTTGATGCAAAGATGACTTATAGAACATTTTAATGCAAAGATTGAACGAGCATCTACAAGGAAAGGAAATTGACACGAAAGAGTGCAAAAACGTGCCATAAGATAGCTCATTGCAGACCACATTAACAAAGTACggataacaaacaaaaacttcCAAGAGTCTCATAAActctttctaaattaattgaaaatataaatcttTAGCAACCACATAGTCAAAAGCTAGTCTCAAAACTGAAAGTAACAGCTCCTAGTTTCTGAGACCCATAATCCAGCAACCACCATGACAAACAGGTCTGACCAGATAAGAAGTGCAAGCTTTACAGCCTCCTTCCTCTTCGGCCACCCTTTCTACGGGTGCTATCAGTAGGAATTGGAGTCACATCCTCtgaaattagtaattaaaaacagaaaagtcAGCATTGCAAATCAATAAATTACACAAGAACAAGTCTAatagtttcaaaaaaaaaaaaattgttatggAAGAAATGTATACAAAGAATGTtgtagaattttaaaaaaaaaaaaatcatcttcAAACATCAGCTAGaataaacattcaaaaacCAGCTTCTGCATTTTTTTGTcggatgtttaggttaattttGACAACCAGACTTCAGTATTACCCTACATACACTAAACAAAGCTCTAATTATAAAGATCATGCCACTAAGAATTTGCATGACAAAAATACTAGACATTAGTAATACTTTCAGGGATGCTTGCATGATACAGTAAACATGCTATAAGAATTTGTTCAGTAGATACGAAATTGGCAAACTTTGGTAATATAATAAgtctttcaagaaaaaaaagtgtatACCTATACGACCAATTCTCATTCCAGAACGAGCAAGGGCACGGAGGGCAGACTGGGCACCTGGACCaggggttttggttttgttacCACCAGTAGCACGGAGCTTGATATGAAGAGCAGTAATACCTAGTTCCTGCTTTATCAAAAGTTACACTTATGAAGCAACAGCAGAAggcaaacaaaataataatactgCACTGCAGCTTGTAATAATGCACACAAATGACCCAAGAAAATGGCCCAAATCAATTGCTTTATAAGAAATGTTTGGTTATTTGTttcagcaaaagaaaaaaagaaatcaaaagcaaagaacatGCATACAAactatatattgaaattagaCCAAGACCTTGCATCTCTGTGCGACATCCTGTGCTGCAAGCATAGCTGCATACGGGGAAGACTCATCTCTGTCAGCTTTCACCTTCATACCACCTGCATTTAAAGAAGGGagattttatgaaattgaaCATAAGACTTAACATCTAAACATAGTGATCACCTAGGTAGAACCTAcgaccaattttttttttctccacaCTATAGAATCCAGTTCATAGATGTCACATCCAGCAACCAACAGAATGACAGAGAACACTACTTACAAATAAAGAActaaagaattcaaaattcgTCATGCTCCAATTAGGAGTATATTACAACCTTATGtgcataataatttatttgcaaTAAAACTTATAAAACTACCAAAAAGTTCCCAGCATGAGCCTATGGTgtccaaaaatgaaatttagcATATCTTTTtctagaaaaccaaaattccaTACCAGTGATGCGCACCAAGGTTTCTCTTCCTGACAGATCTGTCACATGCTGAAAATCAAACAAGAAACCAATATTACAAACCAAAGTAAAAAGCAGAATAAATTATACACATCATACCAAGCAAAAGTTAAGTTCACTTACAATAAATGTGTCATTAAATGACGCAAAAATGTGTGCCACACCAAAGGCATATTCTCCATCCTTGAGGGTAGGACCAAGTGTAacgttttcttcttttggctcCCTAACCTTCCTCCTTGACTGTAGCAATCATAAATTCAAAAAGATGTCAAAATCAGGAAGAACTAGCTCTACcattgattaaaaaaacaaaaacaaaaataaatatttgaaccATCCACTACCAATAACAACATTTTTTGAAACTGAAACAAGAACACTCTAGCAGTAGAAACAACTCAAACAAGTTTAATTTCCCAATCCTCcgaccaaaaaatatattccTATTACTGAAAAATGAATTCTGCACAGCTAGCTGTTTCATGAActtaatcaaaatatgaattcTTCATATTTCTCAAGTGCTACAggtgaaacaaaacaaaatgctTTTTTTACACAAAAATGTCATAACTTGATTAGTATGCGTTGTAGATATATGAAACCAAATCCACTAACATGAGATAATCATACTAAATTCTCTGCAACATAACAAACGCTTAGAAATTGACTCAAAGCTAAGTAAGCACACATATTGACTCCAACTCAAGTAAAATACCACATTATCggtaataaaacaaatttggaTAATTTATTCACCAATTAGGTATATGACCCCCAGACTGACTAATCTGAATTTGTCCAAGGGCTTTCTTCCTGATAAAAACAGTAACCAGataatcatatttttaacAACGAAAATAAAAACGAAATGCAATTTTCCATTTGCAAAGTTTGCAAAAAGGTAATGCATTTGAAAGGCAAGTCAAAATCTCAATTTTCCTCACAAATGACACAAAAATATACAAGGTTTCTGGATCTGAAACGCTAGCAGCAAAAAGATGGACGTCTGGGGTCTTACACACATCATAAAGCCTCACAAAATGAATTGGGTACACACAGACAGATCAATCTGAGACATACTACATGAAAGAGCATAGGTTGGATTTCAGATTTGCTTACCATGGCTGCGAAGTGATGAGATTGGGTGCTAGGTTTTCGAGGAGGCTCTTGTTGCGCTTTTGTCAGCTATAAAAACCCTAAGGAGAAGACTGAGGCGTTTGTGCCTGCTTCGCTTTTATATCAGAGAAcaatttttagggttttgtgaGATGGCGTAAAGACTTGAGAATTTACAGTAATAGCCCTTTGATTTATGCTATATTGTAATAATTCACCTTTTGTTTTGGATATTCCAGTTTTCCTCCTAGTAGGCTGCCCCCCTGGCACCCGTATAATTTTacttatatttaatttttttcccgAAGGATAATATTATGCATGACAAATAATTATGAATAATACTAGTcttatcacatttttataccataatttcataccacatgatgtggtaGTTGATATGTACATACCACTTATGTAAAATACTAGTTTCTGtttctctaattttatttattaaaatacactttatttatttaattaatatggCGTATGATATGGACATGTCATATCATatggtatagaaatgtgggataaaaatatggtaagtgtagcattactcaatAATTATTTCTTCTTAAAACTTGATAGAGTTTAGTCTAGTGGTGCTTGCAAAACAATAAGTGAAACTACTATATACCAATAGGCAGTATAAAATTTTTAGTGTTAAGGTTTGAAaaggcaaataaaaaaagtgtaaaggttctttaaaaaaattccgaaGTGTAAAATAGATGTTTAGTAACCTCGGATACAAGAATAATTGTTTTTAATCACATCTAATAATAGGCTGTATCGAAGAAAATTGACATGCAAATCATTCGAATGGTCTTTCACATTTGAACTTGAAgatataattttcaaaaaattgatTGTATAAAAggcttgaaaaaaaaaaaaaattacgaaTTGTCAAATATACTTGTGATCAACGTATAGAACTACAACTGGTATTCAGTCTTCTAAGCAAAAAATTGGCATACAGGGTTTGACTTGTAAGTATACTCTATTTTCAGAGCAAGCTGTTgaattacaaataaataaaccttaCATCATATAAGAATTAATTTTAGTGATCCTAAGTAACTACAAAGAATGGTAACAACGAGGAGTCCATTGTCCATCATCCAAATGTTATGCAGAAATCAGACCCAGATAGCCAGCGCATAACGCCAATGTGGATGAAATAACGTATGCACCACCAACAATGACTGGTTCTTTCAACCCACATAGTTCAAGGTGATGATGAAACGGCGCCATTCGAAGGAGACGACGACCAGCTCCATGCATGCGCTTGGTTGTCTTGAAGTACAATACCTATAAGCACACCAGTATATCAATCCAGAGATAAGCTGCACTGCACCTTAAAACAATCTATGAATGTGAAAGGTTTTAGTTGAATGTGATCGGTAACAAACCTGCAGAATAACCGATAAGGCTTCCACGACGAAGATGCCAGATGAAACAAATAATGGAAAGAACATCCCTGTGCAACAAGCCATTGCAGCTAACCCTCCGCCTAGTGCCAAAGATCCCGTATCACCCATGAATACAGATGCCTTGTATCGATTGtgcaaaagaaaaccaacGCAAGCTCCTGCCATTGATGCTCCAAATACAGCAAGGTCTGTTTCATATGGCATGCAATACTTAGCACTCTAGAATTATGCAGAAAAGAGAATTCAATTGCTTAATCATTGACAAGCTTACAATGTTGAGTTAATAATCCAACCCTTGGTGGGATTGTGCTAGTGATGATGCAACCAAATTGCAAAAGATAATCTTCTATTTAACACATAACATATACAATTGCAGTAGCAATGATTGAGAATGCAAACCATTGCGCTCTCACTCTGAATAATAATCTACAAAACATTGAGGACTTATCTCCACTAAACGAAAAGCAAATTTACAAGTAATTAGCTGCCAAGCTGTTGAGCAAATTGGCGACTTCACATGCTGATTTAGAGGATAGAAATCAAAAATGAATCCataaagtgattttatatcAAAGTCGGCCACATTATAATCCTGTTCTGCATGCCGTTTAGATATGTTTCATCGATTAAAAAACACCATTATCCTATCACATGCAACATATAAACTGcattacaaacaaattaaaaatatcatAATGACTACTACACTGACCAGAACATACTGGAAGCACTGCGATCGACATTCCTATAAAAGCCAACGCAGCAGTCCCTCCAGCCAGCCCATCAAGACCATCTGTTAAGTTAACCCCATTTCCCATAGAAACAAAACAGAATGAGGCCAACACCAGATAACATTTACCCAGGCACACAAGGCCCAGTGCAGGTAGAGGAACCAACATTTTCCTGCATTAAGAAACAGAAGATCGACTTGAGCAAAAGTACCATGTCTAAAGCATTTGTCAAAATGTTTTGTCTTTTCTCAATCAATGGCAGTGCTATATAAAGaaatattgattttatttataaatataccCGGTAGTACGAGATTCCCAAAATAATTGCACATTCTCCATTAGGCTTTTTATCTTATAACCATGTGTATTGTATTTTACATCTATGAAACTTTCTAATAAATACTAGGATGTTATGATCTCACACAGTGTTTAGGTTAACATAATAGTTATTAAATCTTGCTTCTAGTTCAGTATCTTCTATTGTGCCCAAACACATATGCTACAGTTATAAAAGTTTCATCACTTGTAAAACGAATTAtcttatgtatttaaaaaataaacacaataTCTCACACTTGAAAATTCTGCTATGCACATCCTGTTGCAGATTGTTTCTCACTTAAATCTCATGATTTTTAGGCCAATCCATGTATTTAATTTGGCATAACAGCAACTATAATTCACATACTACG of Prunus dulcis chromosome 4, ALMONDv2, whole genome shotgun sequence contains these proteins:
- the LOC117625864 gene encoding cytochrome P450 710A11-like translates to MSSLLNKMMITSLLQLTPYLLSLLLFLLLLEQISYLTKKRTAPGPPVVLPFLGNAILLVRNPTRFWDRQSALAKSSPLGFSSNYVIGKFILFIRDTHLSHKIFANVRPDAFALVGHPFGKKLFGDHNLIYMTGQKHKDLRRRIAPNFTPKALSTYTALQQIIILHHLQNWLRLSSQARPDPITLRFLVRDMNLETSQTVFVGPYLGPAAREKFKSDYNLFNVGLMKLPIDLPGTAFRNARLAVSRLVETLSFCAERSKARMEIANSEPTCLIDFWMHETVQELRNAAQAGSPEPAVVSEVEIGAHLFDFLFAAQDASTSSLLWAVTLLDSHPEVLAKVREEVAGIWSPESDSLITAEQLSRMKYTHAVGREVVRYRAPATMVPHIASVDFPLTETYTIPKGTIVFPSAYESCLQGFSDPERFDPDRFSDERQEDRIYKRNYLAFGAGAHQCVGQRYALNHLVLFIAMFCTLIDFKRQRTDGCDDIEFVPTICPKDDCKVFLSPRCTRLPSL
- the LOC117624618 gene encoding 40S ribosomal protein S14, which translates into the protein MSRRKVREPKEENVTLGPTLKDGEYAFGVAHIFASFNDTFIHVTDLSGRETLVRITGGMKVKADRDESSPYAAMLAAQDVAQRCKELGITALHIKLRATGGNKTKTPGPGAQSALRALARSGMRIGRIEDVTPIPTDSTRRKGGRRGRRL